The window AAAGCAATCAATGTCAAACAATCAATTTCgaatttgcattaaaaaattcattcaacaaatcaaaattcaactaagaaaaaagaaaaacttggagaagaagggggaaaaaagaaacattcAAAGTATATAAATCAGAAACATCTTTCAGAGCGACGTCCATAGTGGACTAGAATAGAGATCATATCAAAATAATCAATATTAAAACAATCAACTTCgaatttgcattaaaaagtttattcaacaaatcaacattcaaccaacaaaaataaaaacttggagaagaaggggaaggaggtttagaattatatatatacatatgttcTCAGTTCTGCAATCCCTTTTTCTTCccctatatatacatatatattcataaaagtAATATTATCTTATGGTGATATATATCAAGATTTCGTGGAATTCGGAAATTACTGTTGATATAGTATATGGTAGATTACCTGAAAATTACAATGCCCTTATTAGGCTATATTCATTTAtgtataatctatatattcagCTATATTCTTCTAATATGCCCCTTTGAAATTATATTCGTATATTTCACTTTCCTAAatcctaatatatatatatatatattctactgcTTAATCAATGATAAAAATTTACTTAATACATAAGTGATGACTTCACAAAACGAGAgagttttgttttttatttttgataatgtgGCGGCTTGAGAATCGAGCTCGGgctttattttcatatatgtatatgtggaTGATTGAACCAATTGATTTAGTTTGGTTTTATATCGAACTGGATGACACTCGTTCCTAGGCATAACCGAGCATTTGCGAGAAGATGCAAGACCAAAAATATCGATAGTCAAACTATGTGGAGTGAATCTTAAGGCATAAAACATCTAGGATACATGTACGGCGAGGATCTTAAATAAGGGATTTgacgacaaaaaaaaaaaaacaatcgTAGTGGTTGATTTTGCCACCAACCCCAGtaacaatatatttttttatatattgtgaACCCaaattagtttttcttttcgatAGGCCAAATTACTTTTTATATGGTATCTTCCaatatttgtttcaaaattttctataaattattaaatagatTAATTCTCTTTGTTATTCAATGATTCAGTCAGAATGAGAACTGTATGATTGTTTAGGCCGATGGTCACCGTGTTTCAATATTATGTAAAGTAAGGGGCCTGACATGGAATGGTACCAAAACAAAGGTAAAGCGCGGAGCGCATATATCATTCAGTTTTTATTCATGCGACAGAGTAGAAAGCTGCTATAGAGAGCTTTCAGTTATTTCATACACAGTACCACCAAAGTACTTAGGGAAACGTCGTAAAACACAATACATTGATAGTACAACGTCCTATCATTTCGATGCAGTACTGAGATGGGCATCGATATCCTCAGTCATGCTAACCAGGAAGTCCATGTACTTGTTCGGAATCGGCGCATCCTCGTTCACTCTTTCATACTCTAATGATATCTTCGCCACAGAGCCCTTGTTCTTAGGGACAATTTTCAATGCAGCCCAGTAGACCTTGTAATGTTTGAATAGATCTCCCTCGAGGCCGTGGACCGTAATAGTCATGTTGGCATCATCAAACCCCACCTTCTCCTTGAACACCTCTGGTTTTCCATCTGCGCGCACcccataaaaataaaatttgttgCCGAAAGTATGAGGTTATCTATCATCTCAGTATTGAAATCCTCGTGTAGATTGAAAAGGCAGCTAATAAAATAGACTTTGATGTGGTATATTATTAAGAAACATCTTCTTACAGCCGAAAGGGAGGCAAACTGCACCTGGAGGCtggactaaataattttatGAGTGTAATCCTCTCAGATGTATCGGTGTCGGGCCAGAGATACTCCATatctttttgccttttttttttttggataagcaGAGAGACTCGATATCATAATGAGATGCAGCTCTATAGGTCGATCGAGATGCAAATATATGTATGGCTACTTACCCATGGTGTAGTTCCAGATCTTGATTGCTCCATGGGTGTGCCAGTCACCTTCATGAAGTGCGACTGTCTGAATGTTTTGAGGCGTAGCTGTGGGAACCTTGTGCGACTCCTTCCTCCACAAATTATAGAACTCGGTGGCACTCGATTTCAGGTCGATATCCATCTGCAATCTCCCACGAAGTGCCTCCAGTGAcgccatttattttttgtttgctGAACTGGTctatatatgattttatatAGTTGTATACTACAACACTGGTCACCGTAGCTCAATTGACACATATCAACTACAAGATCCCCTTATATATATCTCACCATGTAAGGGTCGTTTtgcaaatatttatttgtgtAACGAAAATGGGCCCCAAAAGTTTTTATTCACGTGATTTTCCATATATGCAAATAATTCAGTAAAAACAAGGGAGAATAGCACCATATATTCTCGTGATAACCAAGAGTTGTTTCCAGGTTGAATTCTCATAAACCTTCTTGtaaccaaataaaataaaataattctagTAATTGAGTAAGGGGGTCAGTGCGATGACTCTCGCCCTCCTATTGGAAGCAAGAGGCTCTTGTGTTGATTTTGATGAGGAATCTCATCAGTGAGATTTTTCATACAGCAGTATATTCCACTATCCCTTCTACTAGATCCAGCCTCTTTTGTATAGAAAATGTTGGGAGCCTAATGTGGCATAATATAGATTTATGAATACTGCAATTACAGGTATGCGATATTACACTTAATGTTCTAGTAATCTATTTCACTTTTGGAATTTACTGTGTGCAAAAGTGGAATAACTTAATGTTAAGGAATAGTGCAATTGGGAGCATAATGTATGTGATGTATTGCACTAGACTCGATATAGCATTTGTTGTTTGTAAATTATCAAGGTTTACAAGTAAACCTAGTATCGAACATTGGAAAGATATCAGTCAAGTTTTCGGTTATCTAAAGAAAACCGTAAATTTGGGATTATTCTATGGTGATTGTTCAGATGCAAGTTAACGAGTCTAAGTGGTAATAAGTCGACCTAGGGATAGGTCTTTACAATTCAAGGCGGAGCCATCAGTTGGGCTTCCAAGAAACAAACTTACATCTCACACTCTATGTTGGGAGATAAATTTATAGCTTTTGTGGCTGCTGGCAAAGAAGCGGAATGGCTAAAAGATCTCTTGTTAGATATAAAGTTGCGGCCACAACCAATGGTTGTCATTTCTATTTATTGCGATAGTGAGTTTACCATGTCTCGTGCGTACAATAAGGTGTACAACAGAAAGTGTAGACATATAAGTTTGAGACATGAGTATATTAGGCAATTGATTAGGGGTGGAGTGATGACCGTTACCTATGTGAAATCGAGTTACCATCTAGTGGATCCTTTAACAAAAGGATTGTCTAAAGACACAATTAATAGAACTGCTAAGATGGGTCTTAAACCTATTCACCAATCAAGTCATTGATAATTGTAACCCTACCCCGGCCTAATCAAAAGTTAGTCTCGAGATTTAAAGGATAATAAGAAATTATTGAATGACAAGTGCACTAGGATGTAGGATTTAATGCTTATGTTTAAGGAGGATGAGTTGATCGCTCTTAATGGATGGACACTGGTTGTCGAGAAATCCACCTATACAGACATGAAGTGGCGCCACTTGGAACGAGAGTTTCTTAAGGTTTTCCCTTGTACATGTTCGCGAAAAGGGATGAGCATATGGCCATAACAGTGCTAATGAAAGAATGCTCTTACTCGTATAGTAAACTATATTGTGTGTGATTTCTTCGATTTCGACTTTAAGGGTGATAGTTTAAGCCTCTAGCCACCAATCACCTTATTGAGGTTTTGAGAGATTAGCACTAAGGGAGAGTTTAAATTTAATGATACTACTCCTATATGCATATTTGTAAATGAGTTACAAATTTCTGGAATTGACAATCTAGTGGGGGATCATTGAGAAATAGATTGCAAATTCAATGGGTATGTATTTTTCGAAAATTTACTTAGTGTAATTTTCGTATTGAGTGAACGGAAATAAGATTTCAGtttataaaattctttttttaaaaatccgTATGGTCAACATGCGTTGGACCCTCTGTACGGTCAACGCTGGTTTGACCGTTTGTACGAGCAGTTATTTTGACCGAAAAGTACAAGTTTCCTCCGGGGGGCACATCTCAAATGAGAAGACATGTCTTTTCTCTATATATGTGCCCATTGTGGTATCTTCTCCAACACGTATGCGATCAAGCTTCACAAAGTCTTGATTGATGATTTTGTATGCGGATGTCACCTCTGAAACCCTCTCGATAGAAAATCTACTCTTTATATGTCGTTCTTATACCTGAGGCAGATGGTTCGGAGACAAAGACGGAACCGAATTCAGATTCAGAGAAGACGAATTTCGGAGACggtcgaagaagaagatgtcGATATCGAACTCGAAGTCGAAAATATGACAAACATGATCTTCGATGTTGAATAATTACTTTGAGACACAGGTTAACgctttccaaaaaaaattattcgcCCCCACACGAGTTGCTATTGGGTTTCTGGCGAGTCTCTTCGATGATACAATGAAGCATTTGTGCGTTCTAGGACTAGCAAACTCGTAGAACACCATAACTCTCTCACTCAATATTCTAGAAGTGTTTCGATTGATCTTGATTCTGACTATTGAGCACCAGagcctttatttatttattttcaatggGCACCATTAGAGATAAAAGATGTGTCTTTTATTTGGGACTTATCTCATAAAgaaactttttaattaattaattaattatttatttattttaattttcaggcAAATGACGATTCGTCCCAAAATTACAACCGCTTGTGTCTCTTACAATTGTTGGTACTGTTTTGCATAAGGTAAATGCACAAAGGACTTGaccattatatatacatatacatatatatatacacatatatacatatatattaaattcaaaTTGAGATTTCATTCTCTAAGTATATAATTACACGAATAATTAATCGAAAAAACAAGCCCATTGCatttgcaatttaatttctcAACCAAAAAAACTAGCCTCCATTTTTTCGAtagcaataatttttttttcttttttaaatttatgggCGCCTAGCTAAAATGAGAATTGAAACCCAGCCAAAATGAGAATTGAATGACAGTTTGTCCAGCCAAAAAAGAGAATTGAATGGCAAGTGGTGGTCATATAGTGCACGCGAATTCCTCCGTTTGGAACTAAGACATTTTGCATTTAATTCTCATAATAAATCTTTTTATactaatttatttgtttattcaataaaggaga of the Punica granatum isolate Tunisia-2019 chromosome 6, ASM765513v2, whole genome shotgun sequence genome contains:
- the LOC116210010 gene encoding MLP-like protein 328 translates to MASLEALRGRLQMDIDLKSSATEFYNLWRKESHKVPTATPQNIQTVALHEGDWHTHGAIKIWNYTMDGKPEVFKEKVGFDDANMTITVHGLEGDLFKHYKVYWAALKIVPKNKGSVAKISLEYERVNEDAPIPNKYMDFLVSMTEDIDAHLSTASK